A section of the Pseudomonas fluorescens genome encodes:
- a CDS encoding type II toxin-antitoxin system RelB/DinJ family antitoxin yields the protein MSANAVVRARIDEHIKEEATVVLAAMGLTVSDAFRIMLTRVAREKALPFEPLIPNATTIEAMKEARRGGLKSFASVEDLMADLNADD from the coding sequence ATGTCCGCAAATGCTGTAGTCCGTGCCCGTATCGACGAGCACATCAAGGAAGAGGCGACCGTCGTGCTGGCAGCGATGGGACTCACCGTGTCTGACGCCTTCCGCATCATGTTGACCCGAGTCGCCCGCGAGAAAGCCTTGCCGTTCGAGCCGCTGATTCCGAACGCCACCACCATCGAGGCGATGAAGGAAGCGCGCCGTGGCGGCTTGAAGTCGTTCGCTTCCGTCGAGGATCTGATGGCGGATCTGAATGCGGACGATTGA
- the cadR gene encoding Cd(II)/Pb(II)-responsive transcriptional regulator translates to MRIGQLAQLTGADIQTIRFYERQGLLASPNRQANGYRAYEADHVEKLLFIRRCRSFGMSLDEIGVLQSVQAQPQQPCAAVNTLLDSHIAQVRAQIASLQALENQLVTLRSCCDDERQSLDCGILSGLVEGGKRLP, encoded by the coding sequence ATGCGCATTGGTCAACTTGCACAGCTGACGGGAGCGGACATTCAGACCATTCGTTTCTATGAGCGCCAGGGCCTGCTTGCATCGCCCAATCGCCAGGCAAATGGCTACCGAGCCTACGAAGCGGATCATGTGGAGAAACTGCTGTTCATCCGCCGTTGCCGGTCCTTTGGCATGTCGTTGGACGAAATTGGTGTTTTGCAGAGCGTTCAAGCACAGCCGCAGCAACCGTGCGCGGCGGTCAATACGCTGCTTGATAGCCATATCGCCCAGGTCAGGGCCCAGATCGCATCCTTGCAAGCCCTGGAAAACCAGTTGGTGACGTTACGCAGCTGCTGCGATGACGAACGACAAAGCCTGGACTGCGGAATACTTTCGGGTCTAGTGGAGGGAGGCAAACGGCTTCCATAA
- a CDS encoding sterol desaturase family protein, translated as MSTSLRFALRWLSYPLVFGGSAAFMVWALYAGVPYWPSTPLVAAVGLLAVAGLERIQPFREGWLEDHQDTLTDLVHMLVNLSVIQFTAEILARLGDAVPATVRLFPVESPLWVQLLLVAVVLDLSLYAMHRISHHVPWLWRFHMIHHSAERLYWMNGERRHPLHAMLMAGPGLVLLFASGAPSAVVATWFGILTVHLGFQHSNLDYRLGWLRHVIGVAEIHRWHHKRDFEDAQVNCGEFLMVWDRLFGTFYDSTGKQGDANVGLRERDYPKGYLGQLTEPFGRDRART; from the coding sequence ATGTCCACTTCTCTTCGATTCGCCCTACGCTGGTTGAGCTATCCGCTCGTGTTTGGTGGCAGCGCCGCCTTCATGGTCTGGGCCTTGTACGCCGGGGTGCCGTACTGGCCCAGCACACCCTTGGTAGCCGCAGTCGGTCTATTGGCCGTCGCGGGGCTGGAGCGTATCCAGCCTTTCCGGGAGGGCTGGCTGGAGGATCACCAGGACACCCTGACCGACCTGGTGCATATGCTGGTGAATCTTTCCGTCATCCAGTTCACCGCCGAAATCCTGGCCAGGCTGGGCGATGCAGTGCCGGCTACAGTTCGTCTCTTCCCAGTCGAGAGTCCACTTTGGGTTCAGCTGCTGCTGGTCGCCGTCGTGCTCGATCTGAGCCTGTATGCCATGCACCGCATCAGCCACCACGTACCCTGGCTGTGGCGTTTTCACATGATTCACCACAGCGCCGAGCGCTTGTACTGGATGAATGGGGAGCGCCGGCATCCCCTACATGCGATGCTCATGGCTGGCCCGGGATTGGTGCTGCTGTTTGCATCCGGCGCGCCTTCGGCAGTGGTTGCCACCTGGTTCGGCATTCTGACCGTTCACTTGGGCTTTCAGCACTCGAACCTGGATTACCGGCTGGGTTGGCTGCGCCATGTCATCGGGGTGGCTGAAATTCATCGTTGGCACCACAAGCGCGACTTCGAAGATGCCCAGGTGAACTGCGGCGAATTTCTGATGGTGTGGGATCGGCTATTCGGGACGTTCTACGACAGTACAGGAAAGCAGGGCGACGCCAATGTCGGCTTGCGTGAGAGGGACTATCCCAAGGGTTACCTTGGTCAGTTGACCGAACCCTTTGGGCGAGACCGAGCCCGCACATAG
- a CDS encoding type II toxin-antitoxin system YafQ family toxin, whose amino-acid sequence MRTIEQTSRFKRDYKREAKGPHRQTLASDFIAVVTALANNQPLAEKHRDHALTGDWKDHRDCHIKPDLVLIYRKPDDAVLQLVRLGSHSELGL is encoded by the coding sequence ATGCGGACGATTGAACAGACCAGCCGGTTCAAACGCGATTATAAACGCGAAGCCAAAGGCCCGCATCGTCAGACGCTGGCGAGCGATTTCATTGCCGTCGTCACAGCCCTGGCGAATAACCAGCCTCTGGCCGAGAAGCACCGTGACCACGCCCTCACCGGCGACTGGAAAGACCACCGGGACTGTCACATCAAGCCCGACCTGGTGTTGATTTACCGCAAGCCGGATGACGCCGTGCTGCAACTCGTGCGTCTCGGATCGCATAGCGAGCTTGGCCTGTAA
- a CDS encoding PRTRC system ThiF family protein gives MSVHPITAKQLPIYKTPASWLERAPRILVIGAGGNGSEVVDALASFHHALRSLGHPKGLDVTVIDDAIVREPNLVRQRFWPCDLGQYKSISLVNRYNLMLGTTWVALPFRFPSHESKEVIRAADVIISAVDLPSARRAIASSPLLPRNCMWLDLGNEARHGQVVFGAAHVDKRSIYPNVMDAYPEIGTLEDDTKKSCSVAEAIRSQDCLVNRAVTTAGMSIVWELLRTGETDKHWITVDLASGCQNAFPFPAVQHCA, from the coding sequence ATGAGCGTTCATCCGATCACAGCTAAACAATTACCAATCTATAAGACGCCAGCGTCGTGGCTTGAACGCGCACCCCGAATTTTGGTTATTGGAGCGGGCGGCAATGGCAGCGAGGTAGTTGATGCGCTGGCCAGCTTCCATCATGCACTTCGTTCTCTAGGACACCCAAAAGGCTTGGATGTCACCGTCATTGACGATGCCATCGTGCGCGAGCCTAACCTCGTGCGTCAGCGTTTCTGGCCGTGCGATTTGGGCCAATACAAGTCAATCAGCTTGGTGAATCGTTACAACCTCATGCTGGGTACTACTTGGGTGGCCCTGCCCTTCCGGTTCCCTAGTCATGAGAGCAAAGAAGTGATCCGCGCTGCCGACGTGATCATTTCCGCCGTTGACCTTCCTTCTGCGCGCCGCGCAATTGCCAGCAGCCCTCTCCTACCCCGAAATTGCATGTGGCTTGACCTGGGCAACGAGGCACGCCATGGGCAGGTTGTGTTCGGAGCCGCGCACGTAGACAAGCGGAGCATCTATCCCAACGTAATGGATGCTTATCCGGAAATCGGAACGCTCGAGGATGACACGAAGAAGTCCTGCTCAGTAGCGGAAGCCATTCGCTCGCAGGACTGCTTGGTCAACCGGGCAGTTACGACTGCCGGAATGAGTATTGTGTGGGAGTTGCTACGAACGGGGGAAACTGACAAGCACTGGATCACCGTGGATCTGGCGTCCGGTTGCCAAAATGCATTTCCGTTCCCTGCTGTTCAGCACTGCGCCTAA
- a CDS encoding PRTRC system ParB family protein — protein sequence MNQQLAQILPLGRIRRNPQIDPRKGRKKSAYEQLVRSISAKGIIQPILVRPVSDDPNFDHEVVAGNRRWTAAHDAGLIEVPALIRAMSDQEARLIAALENQVRADLTPIEEAQHAVILLEDMANDHLAVMKALDWSRTKLDSRLLLAHACDEVADALLEEQIKIGHAELLCRLPASDQAGILLKIIEKNYSVEQTRARLLELTRDVSTARFDTTECRSCIHNSGANADLFEASLGASRCQNSVCWNRKTEQLISVRLIEAQEEHAVVHSELNLAKDSYVKLVARGDDGVGEQQAAACATCASFGAVVTVSRGREGDVIGGMCFNKPCHKEKTAVYKAALASLSNTAPSTSAGTAAGGTPAKPKAASAKPTQVKKSIRRVAFDLYARMSKQAVLNDRSLALAVAIVSMYFEMRSDLKSEVRAPMEKAMGVTSSLMPTARADAEIRLAQLGEEKLLTFMGSMAAASLFRTDNADAFEKSVSGAQSLKFMEYAQVDPAKGFAMNETYLKAQVKAGIIEDCKRSGFATAYNEVKGEKAFEGLTTGKASVLIDAVLAFKEFNWLGYLPPALELSVQGGKKPAPQQSESTQA from the coding sequence GTGAATCAGCAACTAGCCCAAATCCTCCCCCTCGGCCGCATCCGCAGGAACCCGCAAATTGACCCGCGCAAAGGCCGGAAGAAGTCCGCTTATGAGCAACTGGTGCGTTCTATCAGTGCCAAGGGCATTATCCAGCCGATTCTGGTGAGGCCAGTAAGCGATGACCCGAACTTCGACCATGAGGTGGTCGCAGGCAACCGGCGCTGGACGGCGGCCCACGATGCGGGCTTGATCGAGGTTCCCGCCCTGATCCGTGCTATGAGCGATCAGGAAGCGCGGTTGATCGCCGCACTGGAGAACCAGGTGCGGGCGGACCTGACACCAATAGAAGAAGCCCAGCATGCCGTAATCTTGCTGGAGGACATGGCCAACGACCACTTGGCGGTGATGAAGGCGCTGGATTGGTCTAGAACCAAGCTCGACAGCCGTCTGCTGCTGGCCCATGCCTGTGATGAAGTTGCCGATGCCTTGCTGGAGGAGCAGATCAAGATTGGGCATGCCGAATTGCTATGCCGTCTCCCCGCTTCCGATCAAGCGGGCATTCTGTTGAAGATCATCGAGAAGAACTATTCAGTCGAGCAGACCAGAGCACGCCTGTTAGAGCTGACGCGGGATGTTTCGACTGCGCGTTTTGATACCACGGAATGCCGGAGTTGCATCCACAACTCGGGCGCGAATGCTGATTTGTTCGAAGCAAGCCTTGGGGCGTCTCGCTGCCAGAACTCCGTCTGCTGGAACCGGAAGACCGAGCAGCTAATTTCTGTTCGGTTGATTGAGGCGCAAGAGGAGCACGCGGTAGTTCACAGCGAGCTAAATCTCGCCAAGGACTCATACGTCAAGCTCGTAGCACGGGGTGATGATGGTGTAGGAGAACAACAGGCAGCGGCATGCGCTACCTGTGCAAGCTTCGGCGCAGTGGTCACGGTGTCGAGGGGGCGCGAAGGCGATGTGATCGGTGGCATGTGCTTCAACAAGCCTTGCCACAAGGAGAAAACCGCCGTGTACAAAGCCGCACTAGCCTCCTTATCGAACACAGCACCATCCACATCTGCCGGGACCGCTGCCGGGGGAACACCGGCCAAGCCGAAAGCCGCAAGCGCTAAGCCCACCCAGGTGAAGAAGTCAATACGCCGTGTCGCCTTCGACCTCTACGCTCGTATGAGCAAGCAAGCTGTCCTCAATGATCGCTCGCTAGCGCTGGCAGTTGCCATCGTCAGCATGTACTTCGAAATGCGCAGCGACCTCAAGAGTGAGGTGCGCGCACCGATGGAGAAGGCGATGGGCGTCACAAGCTCCCTGATGCCAACGGCCCGCGCCGATGCCGAGATTCGGCTTGCGCAACTTGGAGAGGAGAAACTCCTCACTTTCATGGGAAGCATGGCTGCCGCCTCGCTATTCCGCACAGATAACGCAGACGCATTTGAGAAGTCTGTTTCGGGTGCTCAGTCGCTCAAGTTCATGGAGTACGCCCAAGTCGATCCGGCCAAAGGTTTCGCCATGAACGAGACCTATCTCAAGGCTCAGGTGAAGGCGGGCATCATCGAAGATTGCAAGCGCTCAGGCTTTGCCACCGCCTACAACGAGGTGAAGGGCGAAAAGGCTTTTGAGGGGCTGACCACCGGCAAGGCAAGCGTTCTGATCGACGCAGTGTTGGCCTTCAAAGAGTTCAACTGGTTGGGTTATTTGCCGCCTGCGTTAGAACTATCGGTACAGGGCGGGAAGAAACCCGCTCCCCAGCAGTCCGAATCGACCCAAGCCTGA
- a CDS encoding methyl-accepting chemotaxis protein — protein MSATAQEVARHAAEAARAADAADHSAQQGETMMRSTIQTITHMRGEISNTAEVIRRLETDSGRIGKVLEVIRGIADQTNLLALNAAIEAARAGDAGRGFAVVADEVRTLARRTADSTAEIHQIIDTVQTGAVDAVRAIENGQTRSNEGVEQVTEAGSMLQRITQEVEAIRDMNRQIATAAEEQTSVAEDISRNLTEITAIATTNQDNVERTEAASQNLHTLSAQLSEVTHRLAG, from the coding sequence ATGTCCGCTACGGCGCAGGAAGTCGCCCGTCACGCCGCCGAAGCCGCGCGTGCAGCGGATGCGGCCGATCATTCGGCGCAGCAGGGTGAGACCATGATGCGTTCGACTATCCAGACCATTACCCACATGCGCGGCGAGATCAGCAACACCGCCGAGGTAATACGCCGTCTGGAGACCGATAGCGGTCGCATTGGCAAGGTGCTGGAAGTTATTCGCGGCATCGCCGACCAGACCAATCTGCTGGCGCTAAACGCAGCCATCGAAGCCGCCCGCGCGGGCGATGCCGGACGCGGGTTTGCCGTCGTTGCCGACGAGGTGCGCACGCTGGCCAGGCGCACCGCCGACTCCACCGCTGAAATTCATCAGATTATCGACACGGTGCAGACCGGCGCGGTGGATGCGGTGCGTGCGATTGAAAATGGACAAACCCGCAGCAACGAAGGTGTCGAACAGGTTACGGAAGCGGGCAGCATGCTTCAGCGCATCACCCAAGAAGTCGAAGCGATCCGCGACATGAACCGTCAGATCGCTACCGCTGCCGAAGAGCAGACGTCCGTGGCGGAAGATATCTCGCGCAATCTGACCGAAATTACCGCCATCGCCACCACCAACCAGGACAATGTCGAGCGTACCGAGGCAGCCAGCCAGAACCTGCATACGCTGTCGGCCCAGCTCAGCGAAGTGACGCACCGCCTCGCGGGCTGA
- a CDS encoding PRTRC system protein B gives MLSENVSSKAMLIHHHSQTGVVSVTSHSVIPLEDGKAGFTLGAGRAFSSYDKTELAALLLNEDSGAEFLPERYLFSSRTVLTWYRRPGLHDIPFRDERIRAPLPGLIFIAAANQSFRCFAFKGNQRPTPDTELFYAPLGNVYEGGTFCTGSGNVPRDVRRENIPAWENFVLESENTHSGTIEPVAGCRSFERLKEFYRALNEKGSKRFPASKLVSAGSYRGPLSLAQAIKGGE, from the coding sequence ATGCTGAGTGAAAATGTTTCGAGCAAGGCCATGCTGATACACCACCACAGTCAGACTGGCGTGGTTTCCGTCACAAGTCATAGCGTCATCCCGCTGGAAGATGGTAAGGCCGGCTTCACGCTTGGTGCTGGCAGGGCCTTTAGCTCCTATGACAAAACCGAACTGGCTGCTTTGCTGTTGAATGAGGATTCGGGGGCGGAATTTCTGCCAGAGAGATATCTGTTCAGCTCACGCACAGTGTTGACCTGGTACCGCCGACCCGGCCTTCACGATATTCCGTTCCGTGATGAGCGCATCCGCGCCCCCTTGCCAGGGTTGATCTTCATCGCAGCGGCAAATCAATCTTTCCGTTGCTTTGCGTTCAAAGGTAATCAGCGCCCGACACCGGACACAGAACTGTTCTATGCCCCGCTGGGGAATGTGTATGAGGGTGGGACATTCTGCACCGGCAGCGGCAACGTTCCCCGCGATGTTCGACGTGAAAATATTCCGGCATGGGAGAACTTCGTGCTTGAGAGCGAAAACACACACAGCGGCACGATTGAGCCGGTGGCGGGCTGCCGCTCCTTTGAGCGATTGAAGGAGTTCTATCGAGCATTGAACGAGAAAGGATCGAAGCGGTTCCCAGCCTCGAAACTGGTTTCTGCTGGTTCTTACCGTGGCCCGCTGTCGCTTGCGCAGGCTATCAAAGGGGGTGAGTAA
- a CDS encoding DUF3703 domain-containing protein, protein MNTALRNAIDEAFFQARTALREKAPTEAFPWLERAHILSQHMPVLHARSHWLMLRAGWQLRDYREMFGQAPRIIAAVLFSKIWVPLGNTGRARISAFAPMPVSPGLQRLFQGAKQ, encoded by the coding sequence ATGAATACCGCCCTCCGCAATGCCATCGATGAAGCCTTTTTCCAGGCAAGGACAGCACTCCGTGAAAAGGCGCCAACCGAGGCATTCCCCTGGCTCGAGCGCGCCCACATCTTGAGCCAGCACATGCCCGTCCTGCATGCGCGGAGCCATTGGTTGATGCTAAGGGCTGGCTGGCAGTTGCGCGACTACCGGGAAATGTTCGGCCAAGCACCACGGATCATCGCTGCCGTGTTGTTCTCGAAGATCTGGGTACCGCTCGGCAATACCGGACGCGCGAGGATCAGTGCATTCGCGCCGATGCCCGTCTCACCCGGATTGCAGCGACTGTTTCAGGGAGCGAAACAATGA
- a CDS encoding GIY-YIG nuclease family protein produces the protein MEKETLLKMLQDDDLGLLNIKPTRTAISIDERLLQSFVQINNFYTEHSREPQSNPTDILEFQLFNRLKGIRANKQKCDSLRHADEFKLLDHIEPEKNISSVADIFDDDAFGLLDNEADGIFNLKHVPSSPINMPDKIAQRKRCEDFDKFEQLFKACHSELTSGIREARPFTGEQQIKPGHFFILHGITAYVAEVGEKEVKNGKVNARLRCIFENGTESNMLLRSLATELYKDETGRRILDHQEKALEALELIKSEDVKSGHLYILSSLSQDPGISSIENLYKIGYSTVPVKERIKKAADEPTYLMANVKIISVFECYNLNPQKLELLLHTFFGSSCLNVDVFDKKGNRFSPREWFIAPLRIIEAAAYMLINGEILNYRYDSESMEIVEIR, from the coding sequence ATGGAGAAGGAAACGCTGCTGAAAATGTTACAAGACGATGATCTTGGCTTGCTCAATATAAAGCCTACTCGTACTGCCATTTCCATTGATGAGCGCTTGCTTCAATCTTTTGTTCAAATCAACAATTTTTACACAGAGCACAGCCGTGAGCCACAGTCGAATCCTACTGACATTTTGGAGTTTCAGCTTTTCAATAGATTAAAAGGTATACGAGCCAATAAGCAAAAATGTGATTCTCTGCGCCACGCTGACGAATTTAAGTTACTAGATCATATCGAGCCTGAAAAGAATATTTCTTCAGTCGCTGATATTTTTGATGATGATGCTTTCGGTCTGCTGGACAACGAAGCTGACGGCATTTTTAATCTAAAACACGTTCCTTCATCTCCTATAAACATGCCTGATAAAATCGCGCAGCGGAAGCGCTGCGAGGACTTCGATAAATTTGAACAGTTATTTAAAGCGTGTCATTCTGAACTTACGTCTGGCATCCGGGAGGCACGGCCGTTTACGGGTGAGCAGCAGATAAAACCTGGACATTTCTTCATTCTTCACGGTATTACGGCTTATGTAGCTGAGGTAGGTGAGAAAGAAGTAAAAAACGGGAAAGTAAATGCCCGATTACGCTGTATATTTGAGAACGGTACAGAGTCAAATATGCTCCTTCGTTCCCTAGCTACTGAGTTGTATAAGGATGAAACTGGGCGGCGAATTCTTGATCACCAAGAAAAGGCTTTAGAGGCTTTGGAGCTTATTAAGTCGGAAGATGTGAAGTCAGGCCATCTTTACATTCTAAGTTCTCTCAGTCAGGACCCTGGAATTTCATCAATCGAGAATCTCTATAAGATTGGATACTCTACGGTGCCGGTGAAAGAACGCATAAAAAAAGCTGCAGATGAACCTACTTATTTGATGGCCAACGTCAAAATTATCTCCGTATTCGAATGTTATAATTTAAATCCTCAAAAACTTGAACTTCTACTTCATACTTTTTTTGGAAGCTCCTGTCTTAATGTCGACGTTTTTGACAAAAAAGGAAATAGATTTTCCCCTCGTGAGTGGTTTATAGCTCCGTTACGAATTATCGAAGCCGCTGCATATATGCTGATAAACGGAGAAATTCTTAACTATCGATATGACTCGGAATCTATGGAAATTGTTGAAATACGATGA
- a CDS encoding helix-turn-helix transcriptional regulator encodes MRSSDAAEVARWSGHAWVGPGIGVFLGHAAHQDWHHHQAHQIAVGLDAAITVETPLGGQSGAAILIPAGLKHRLSAGHVLSIYLDVLSDEARALRVSGAVRLMEIVAADIAAMVEALRASGHSPVQLQAQVRRLLRLADPPIPDPRLTKVTAALREGQMGREAMAALVHLSPTRFSHWFVEQTGLPLRSYVKWLRLTQALQHLAKGGRLTEAAHAAGFSDSAHFSRTFRALLGIDPSSALAAVDLQKS; translated from the coding sequence ATGCGAAGCTCGGATGCCGCAGAAGTGGCTCGCTGGTCAGGCCATGCCTGGGTCGGCCCCGGTATCGGCGTCTTTCTCGGCCATGCCGCCCACCAGGATTGGCACCATCATCAAGCACATCAAATTGCAGTGGGGCTCGACGCCGCGATAACGGTTGAAACGCCGTTGGGTGGGCAATCTGGGGCTGCCATCTTGATTCCGGCAGGCTTGAAGCACCGGCTCAGTGCTGGGCATGTCCTGTCGATCTACCTGGATGTGCTGTCCGATGAGGCGCGTGCCTTGCGGGTGAGCGGAGCCGTGAGGCTGATGGAGATCGTAGCGGCCGATATTGCTGCGATGGTCGAGGCACTGAGGGCGTCGGGGCATTCGCCTGTCCAGTTGCAGGCGCAGGTACGTCGGCTGTTGCGGCTTGCCGATCCACCAATCCCTGATCCGCGCTTGACCAAGGTCACCGCAGCGCTGCGCGAAGGCCAAATGGGGCGTGAGGCAATGGCCGCGTTGGTGCATTTGTCACCCACGCGTTTTTCCCATTGGTTCGTGGAGCAAACCGGCCTGCCGTTGCGCAGCTATGTCAAATGGCTGCGCCTCACCCAAGCCCTGCAACACCTGGCCAAAGGGGGACGGCTGACCGAAGCCGCGCATGCGGCAGGTTTTTCCGACTCGGCGCATTTCTCCCGGACATTCAGGGCGCTGCTGGGCATCGATCCGTCCTCCGCCCTGGCTGCGGTCGATCTCCAGAAGTCATAG
- a CDS encoding PRTRC system protein C, with protein sequence MALIEISLARVFRYGGRDLADPQPDMAVTDVLKHYARQFPKLNGAKIIDPIVENDSYVYEFRDGGFGAKG encoded by the coding sequence ATGGCACTTATTGAAATTTCTCTCGCCCGCGTTTTCCGCTACGGCGGACGCGACCTCGCCGATCCGCAGCCCGACATGGCAGTGACTGACGTGCTGAAACACTATGCCCGTCAGTTCCCAAAGCTTAACGGAGCGAAAATTATCGACCCCATTGTGGAGAATGACAGCTATGTCTACGAGTTCCGAGACGGCGGATTCGGCGCAAAAGGTTGA
- a CDS encoding helix-turn-helix domain-containing protein, with protein MEKRPPTRGRPAGKSSFDPRVAKAFGNVVREERLKSGLAQEKLSLLARVERAHLGKIERGESLPTLPLIMRLSKALDVKAAYLISQMEQQLDQCEGGGR; from the coding sequence ATGGAGAAGCGACCACCAACACGCGGGCGACCGGCAGGAAAATCGAGCTTTGACCCTCGGGTAGCAAAAGCTTTCGGTAACGTTGTGCGCGAAGAACGCCTAAAATCGGGCCTGGCCCAGGAGAAACTTTCTCTCCTGGCTAGGGTGGAGCGGGCGCACCTGGGAAAAATTGAGCGTGGGGAGAGCCTCCCCACGCTTCCCCTGATCATGAGATTGTCCAAAGCGCTCGATGTTAAAGCTGCTTACCTGATATCGCAGATGGAGCAGCAACTGGATCAATGCGAAGGCGGTGGCCGTTGA
- a CDS encoding cation transporter produces MSSCEKSCGCGSVSAPAEAASAPSTEGAWVSHFSVPKMDCPSEERMIRLALNSLPELRSLSFDLSSRQVLAFHDGAVDPITTKLESLGLGAALLGTQPASQEAASTNRADEELAASKEASTLKILLGINAAMFVIEMGAGLIAQSTGLIADSLDMFADAAVYGLALFAVGRSAQLQVRAAHLAGFFQILLALGVLVEVARRFHYGSEPESMLMMGIGLVALVANASCLLMIYGHREGGAHMKASWIFSANDVLANIGVIVAGALVAWTGSPYPDLVIGTVVGLIVLNGARRILALKA; encoded by the coding sequence ATGAGCTCGTGTGAAAAATCCTGTGGCTGCGGTTCAGTGTCAGCGCCTGCTGAAGCAGCGAGCGCGCCCTCGACCGAAGGAGCCTGGGTCAGCCATTTTTCTGTACCCAAGATGGATTGCCCTTCGGAAGAGCGAATGATTCGGCTCGCGCTGAATAGCTTGCCTGAGCTTCGTTCGTTGTCCTTTGATCTGAGCAGCAGGCAGGTACTCGCTTTCCATGACGGGGCGGTTGACCCAATCACTACCAAGCTGGAGTCCCTGGGTCTAGGGGCAGCGCTACTGGGGACTCAACCAGCTAGTCAGGAAGCAGCCTCGACCAATCGCGCTGATGAGGAATTAGCGGCGTCGAAAGAGGCGAGCACCCTGAAAATTTTGCTCGGCATCAACGCTGCCATGTTTGTTATCGAGATGGGCGCAGGGTTGATCGCTCAGTCGACGGGCCTTATTGCCGACTCGCTGGACATGTTTGCGGATGCTGCCGTCTATGGCTTGGCTCTCTTTGCCGTCGGCCGCAGTGCACAGCTGCAAGTTCGCGCTGCGCACCTGGCGGGTTTCTTTCAGATCCTGTTGGCACTGGGCGTACTCGTGGAGGTGGCTAGACGCTTCCACTATGGCAGCGAACCTGAGTCGATGCTGATGATGGGGATTGGCTTAGTTGCACTCGTCGCAAACGCCAGCTGTCTCTTGATGATCTATGGCCATCGCGAAGGCGGTGCACACATGAAAGCGAGCTGGATTTTTTCGGCCAACGATGTGCTCGCGAACATTGGCGTTATCGTCGCCGGCGCGCTGGTTGCGTGGACGGGCTCTCCCTACCCAGACTTGGTGATTGGTACGGTCGTTGGCCTCATCGTATTGAACGGTGCGCGCCGAATCCTGGCATTGAAAGCCTGA
- the lspA gene encoding signal peptidase II has translation MKSPLGMAHRITPGLWWTLSLAVALADQAIKYVIEGSLSVGAVVPLTPVFNLVHFWNTGAAFSFLADAGGWQRYFFILLALVVSIGLALLLRKPRAKLEALGYSLILGGAVGNLIDRSFRGHVIDYLDFFWQSWHWPAFNLADIGIVGGAAMLLLSSVLSPSAELDRGR, from the coding sequence ATGAAATCGCCACTTGGAATGGCGCACCGTATCACTCCCGGGCTCTGGTGGACGCTATCGCTAGCCGTTGCCCTGGCCGACCAGGCGATCAAATATGTAATTGAGGGTTCGCTCTCGGTCGGCGCCGTGGTTCCTCTGACCCCAGTCTTCAATCTGGTCCATTTCTGGAATACCGGCGCAGCGTTCAGCTTCCTAGCTGACGCGGGCGGTTGGCAGCGCTACTTCTTCATTCTCCTCGCACTGGTTGTTTCGATTGGGCTCGCGTTGCTCTTGCGTAAGCCCAGGGCCAAGCTCGAAGCGCTGGGCTATAGCCTCATACTGGGAGGGGCAGTGGGGAATCTGATCGATCGCAGCTTCCGAGGCCATGTGATCGACTATCTGGATTTTTTCTGGCAATCCTGGCATTGGCCTGCATTCAACTTGGCGGACATCGGCATCGTGGGCGGTGCCGCCATGTTGCTCCTGAGCAGTGTGCTGAGTCCAAGCGCGGAACTGGACCGGGGCAGATAA